One Streptomyces sp. P9-A2 DNA window includes the following coding sequences:
- a CDS encoding ABC transporter permease, which yields MTVLKTSMRNFFAHKGRMALSAVAVLLSVAFVCGTLVFTDTMSTTFDKLFAATASDVTVSAKDASDGGETTSDNGKPPTVPASVLAEVRDVEGVKSAEGALHSTSLTVVDADKESLSPTSGGPTIVGNWTANDARTMKITSGAEPQGPDQILVDADTADKHGLELGDEIGVISVVGTHTAKISGIADWSVTNPGAAIFFLDTKTAQQALLGESGVFTNVNATAADGVSDAQLKKNVTAALGGDYKVLTAEESAEAGQQDVEGFMSVMKYAMLGFAGIAFLVGIFLIINTFSMLVAQRTREIGLMRAIGSSRKQVNRSVLIEALLLGVVGSVLGVAAGVGLAVGLMKLMGSIGMELSTDDLTVAWTTPAIGLFLGVVVTVLAAYLPARRAGKISPMAALRDAGAPADARAGWIRGGIGTLLTAAGAFALYLTSVADKATEGSMWLGLGVVLSLVGFVLIGPLLASGVVRVLGVVVLRAFGPVGRMAERNALRNPRRTGATGAALMIGLALVACLSVVGSSMVASATDELDKTVGTDFIIQSDSGQLITPQAVKAVRDTPELERVTEYKWTEADFTTPDGKTLEDTAITAADPTYATDLRVETVQGKLSDAYRPDSMSVHEKFAEDHGISLGSTVDIAFRDGSTGTLTVRAITSSDAVVDAGAMYTSIDTLAKYVPADRMPLDTLLFATAKEGQQEAAYTALKDSLHDYPQYTVRDQTDYKEALKDQIGQLLNMIYGLLALAIVVAILGVVNTLALSVVERTREIGLMRAIGLSRRQLRRMIRLESVVIALFGALLGLGLGMGWGATAQQLLELEGLKVLEIPWPTIIGVFIGSAFVGLFAALVPAFRAGRMNVLNAIATE from the coding sequence ATGACCGTGCTGAAGACCTCGATGCGCAACTTCTTCGCGCACAAGGGGCGGATGGCGCTGTCGGCGGTGGCGGTGCTGCTGTCGGTGGCGTTCGTGTGCGGGACGCTCGTGTTCACGGACACGATGTCCACGACGTTCGACAAGCTGTTCGCGGCCACGGCGTCGGACGTCACGGTCAGCGCCAAGGACGCTTCCGACGGCGGCGAGACCACCTCCGACAACGGCAAGCCGCCGACCGTACCGGCCTCCGTACTCGCCGAGGTGCGGGACGTGGAGGGCGTGAAGTCGGCGGAGGGGGCGCTGCACTCCACCTCGCTGACCGTCGTCGACGCCGACAAGGAGAGCCTCTCGCCCACCAGCGGCGGGCCGACCATCGTCGGCAACTGGACCGCCAACGACGCCCGCACCATGAAGATCACCTCCGGTGCGGAGCCCCAGGGCCCCGACCAGATCCTCGTCGACGCCGACACCGCCGACAAGCACGGCCTGGAGCTCGGTGACGAGATCGGCGTGATCAGCGTGGTCGGCACGCACACCGCGAAGATCTCCGGCATCGCCGACTGGTCCGTCACCAACCCCGGTGCCGCGATCTTCTTCCTGGACACGAAGACCGCCCAGCAGGCCCTCCTCGGTGAGAGCGGCGTCTTCACCAACGTCAACGCCACGGCCGCCGACGGCGTCAGTGACGCACAGCTGAAGAAGAACGTCACGGCCGCTCTGGGCGGCGACTACAAGGTGCTGACCGCGGAGGAGAGCGCGGAGGCCGGGCAGCAGGACGTCGAGGGCTTCATGAGCGTCATGAAGTACGCGATGCTCGGCTTCGCCGGGATCGCGTTCCTCGTCGGCATCTTCCTGATCATCAACACGTTCTCCATGCTGGTCGCCCAGCGCACCCGGGAGATCGGCCTGATGCGGGCCATCGGCTCCTCCCGCAAGCAGGTCAACCGCTCGGTGCTGATCGAGGCGCTGCTCCTCGGCGTCGTCGGTTCGGTGCTCGGGGTGGCCGCGGGTGTCGGGCTCGCGGTCGGGCTGATGAAGCTCATGGGCTCGATCGGCATGGAACTGTCCACGGACGACCTCACGGTCGCCTGGACGACTCCGGCGATCGGACTGTTCCTCGGTGTCGTCGTCACCGTCCTGGCCGCCTACCTGCCCGCGCGGCGGGCCGGGAAGATCTCCCCGATGGCCGCGCTGCGCGACGCGGGTGCGCCCGCGGACGCCAGGGCCGGCTGGATCCGGGGCGGCATCGGCACGCTCCTGACCGCGGCCGGCGCGTTCGCGCTGTACCTCACCTCGGTGGCGGACAAGGCCACGGAGGGCTCGATGTGGCTGGGCCTGGGTGTGGTGCTGTCGCTGGTCGGGTTCGTGCTCATCGGCCCGCTGCTCGCGAGCGGTGTGGTCCGGGTCCTGGGCGTCGTCGTGCTGCGGGCCTTCGGTCCCGTGGGGCGGATGGCCGAGCGCAACGCGCTGCGCAACCCGCGCCGCACCGGCGCCACCGGCGCCGCGTTGATGATCGGGCTGGCCCTGGTGGCATGCCTGTCGGTGGTCGGCTCGTCCATGGTGGCCTCCGCCACCGACGAGCTCGACAAGACCGTCGGCACGGACTTCATCATCCAGTCCGACAGCGGTCAGCTGATCACCCCGCAGGCGGTGAAGGCGGTGCGGGACACCCCCGAGCTGGAGCGCGTCACCGAGTACAAGTGGACCGAGGCGGACTTCACCACGCCCGACGGCAAGACGCTCGAGGACACGGCGATCACGGCGGCCGACCCGACGTACGCCACCGACCTGCGGGTCGAGACGGTGCAGGGGAAGCTCTCCGACGCCTACCGGCCCGACTCGATGTCCGTCCACGAGAAGTTCGCCGAGGACCACGGCATCAGCCTCGGATCGACGGTCGACATCGCGTTCAGGGACGGGTCGACCGGCACACTGACCGTCCGGGCGATCACCAGCAGTGACGCCGTGGTCGACGCGGGTGCGATGTACACGTCGATCGACACCCTCGCGAAGTACGTCCCGGCCGACCGGATGCCGCTGGACACGCTGCTCTTCGCCACGGCGAAGGAGGGGCAGCAGGAGGCCGCGTACACGGCGCTGAAGGACTCGCTGCACGACTATCCGCAGTACACCGTGCGCGACCAGACCGACTACAAGGAAGCGCTCAAGGACCAGATCGGCCAGCTGCTGAACATGATCTACGGCCTGCTGGCCCTGGCGATCGTCGTCGCGATCCTGGGCGTGGTGAACACCCTGGCCCTGTCGGTGGTCGAGCGGACGAGGGAGATCGGCCTGATGCGGGCCATCGGCCTCTCCCGCCGCCAGCTGCGCCGCATGATCCGTCTGGAGTCGGTCGTCATCGCCCTCTTCGGTGCCCTGCTGGGTCTGGGACTCGGCATGGGCTGGGGCGCCACCGCCCAGCAGCTCCTCGAGCTGGAGGGCCTGAAGGTCCTCGAGATCCCGTGGCCGACGATCATCGGTGTGTTCATCGGTTCGGCGTTCGTGGGGCTGTTCGCGGCGCTGGTCCCGGCGTTCCGGGCGGGCCGGATGAACGTCCTGAACGCGATCGCCACGGAGTAG
- a CDS encoding ABC transporter ATP-binding protein yields the protein MTSAVTIPQHEGTGGRTAVAARARQVVKAYGSGETRVVALDHVDVDIARGRFTAIMGPSGSGKSTLMHCLAGLDTVTGGQIYLDETEITGLKDKKLTRLRRDRIGFIFQAFNLLPTLNAIENITLPMDIAGRKPDQPWLDRVVETVGLSDRLKHRPTQLSGGQQQRVAVARALAARPEIIFGDEPTGNLDSRAGAEVLGFLRRSVDELGQTIVMVTHDPVAASYADRVLYLADGRIVDEMHKPTAEQVLDRMKDFDARGRTS from the coding sequence GTGACATCGGCTGTGACCATTCCCCAGCACGAAGGAACTGGTGGGCGTACGGCCGTTGCCGCGCGGGCGCGGCAGGTCGTGAAGGCGTACGGGTCCGGTGAGACCCGCGTCGTCGCCCTGGACCACGTCGACGTGGACATCGCCCGCGGCCGGTTCACCGCGATCATGGGCCCGTCGGGGTCCGGCAAGTCCACGCTGATGCACTGCCTGGCCGGGCTCGACACCGTCACCGGCGGGCAGATCTACCTGGACGAGACCGAGATCACCGGGCTGAAGGACAAGAAGCTCACGCGGCTGCGCCGGGACCGGATCGGGTTCATCTTCCAGGCGTTCAACCTGCTGCCGACGCTCAACGCCATCGAGAACATCACGCTTCCCATGGACATCGCCGGCCGTAAGCCGGACCAGCCGTGGCTGGACCGGGTGGTGGAGACCGTCGGCCTGTCCGACCGGCTGAAGCACCGGCCCACCCAGCTGTCCGGCGGGCAGCAGCAGCGCGTCGCCGTGGCGCGGGCGCTGGCGGCCCGGCCGGAGATCATCTTCGGTGACGAGCCGACCGGAAACCTCGACTCGCGCGCGGGTGCCGAGGTGCTCGGCTTCCTGCGCCGCTCGGTCGACGAGCTGGGCCAGACCATCGTGATGGTCACGCACGACCCGGTCGCCGCCTCCTACGCGGACCGGGTGCTGTACCTCGCGGACGGCCGCATCGTCGACGAGATGCACAAGCCGACGGCCGAGCAGGTCCTGGACCGCATGAAGGACTTCGACGCCCGGGGGCGTACGTCATGA
- a CDS encoding SUKH-4 family immunity protein → MVTFAQAQERAEEWVNGDVPSYQHREVRVREFGLGFVVWAEDRADGPRSDGGAQRLVIARDSGEATLWPALPVGEVIRRYEEEYARTDAAAEPAPAAPARVDLNQTSFLLSPPEWLQEAADRLGIPDRRGETSGGSAGTAGSVGASSASSASSASSASGGSGAGDSGAPVPGAPGAPVAPGSGTAWPAAGGDSPAGAGAGTPGGPDGATPWAGTDTNADAGEDGSVPLPVTVFAPPLSQSDDDTPPPPVSASNAPTALMSGGSRLPPTALTPAFPDADAPRTPHGAPGGPQTPAALSAADIADAATSKAAPPRRPSGPTTPPPPGAPGTPGVRPGSAPPPPSSPPSGPGGQGAPAGGYVPTQMMSSPGSNGIGGFDSPAGPGGSTGGPPPPGAPTPPPGAPPAPGTPPGGVHHAQTMFAGPGRPGAGAPQPPGPPGAPGVPGAPGTPAAPGIPGISGAPGAPGAPGAPAGGRGTVHHAETVLGGPAIGGPGVPPPPAAPGGPGVPPLPGPPGMPGGMPGAVPPGVPGLGVPGLGGPSAYGYPPQPVGQPTVGPGYQAVLRYRAQDGSEQQLIRRSAPGTPHPEWQIFHELRAMNVPPDQVLELHTELESCELPGAYCARMIREQWPQARITNIAPYGTDQASRQQGMQQLLLHQGELHQVADGPARPAPVRAPLTPVHPVPPVPPEVIGQELAGAFGTGVFRFEQQAVSRQGVPPVVAHTLVVAGLPLDMGPFFWAQAQPGRPVPTLAELAAERGVQPALDAGSYLVMGSDFGKAVCVQYGTANIVAVPVEAGPGGVPVPPQFVNTGLPEFARCLALLGRMWRLRFGLNQEQAGRWTVDFQMQLAALDPAALGSPESWWSVLLEQMWDGLL, encoded by the coding sequence ATGGTGACGTTCGCGCAGGCGCAGGAGCGTGCGGAGGAGTGGGTCAACGGGGATGTGCCGTCGTATCAGCACCGTGAGGTGCGGGTACGGGAGTTCGGCCTCGGCTTCGTGGTGTGGGCGGAGGACCGCGCGGACGGGCCCCGTTCGGACGGCGGCGCGCAGCGGCTGGTGATCGCCCGGGACAGTGGCGAGGCGACGCTGTGGCCCGCCCTGCCGGTGGGCGAGGTGATCCGCCGGTACGAGGAGGAGTACGCCCGTACGGACGCGGCGGCCGAACCGGCGCCGGCGGCTCCGGCGCGGGTGGATCTGAATCAGACGTCGTTCCTGCTGAGTCCGCCGGAGTGGTTGCAGGAGGCGGCGGACCGGCTGGGGATTCCGGACCGGCGCGGGGAGACGTCGGGCGGTTCGGCGGGTACGGCCGGTTCGGTGGGTGCGTCCAGTGCGTCCAGTGCGTCCAGTGCGTCCAGTGCGTCCGGCGGCTCCGGTGCGGGTGATTCCGGGGCCCCGGTGCCGGGCGCGCCGGGTGCGCCGGTGGCGCCCGGGAGTGGTACTGCCTGGCCTGCTGCCGGGGGTGACTCCCCGGCGGGGGCCGGCGCGGGCACTCCGGGTGGACCGGACGGGGCGACACCGTGGGCCGGTACGGACACGAACGCCGACGCCGGCGAGGACGGTTCGGTGCCGCTTCCGGTCACCGTTTTCGCTCCGCCGCTGAGCCAGTCCGACGACGACACGCCGCCTCCACCGGTATCGGCTTCGAACGCTCCGACGGCGCTGATGTCGGGGGGCAGCCGGCTGCCGCCGACGGCGCTGACACCGGCGTTCCCGGACGCGGACGCGCCGCGGACTCCGCATGGTGCGCCGGGCGGGCCGCAGACCCCGGCGGCATTGAGCGCCGCGGACATCGCCGATGCCGCGACCAGCAAGGCGGCTCCGCCGCGCCGCCCCTCGGGCCCGACGACGCCTCCTCCGCCCGGTGCCCCGGGTACGCCGGGCGTGCGCCCGGGGAGTGCGCCGCCGCCTCCGTCGTCGCCCCCGTCGGGCCCCGGCGGGCAGGGCGCTCCGGCGGGCGGGTACGTACCGACGCAGATGATGTCGTCCCCGGGGTCCAACGGCATCGGCGGTTTCGACAGCCCGGCAGGCCCGGGAGGTTCGACGGGCGGCCCGCCCCCGCCCGGTGCCCCGACGCCTCCGCCCGGCGCTCCGCCCGCGCCGGGTACACCGCCCGGTGGTGTCCATCACGCACAGACGATGTTCGCCGGCCCCGGCCGGCCGGGTGCCGGTGCGCCCCAGCCTCCGGGCCCGCCCGGTGCACCTGGTGTCCCCGGTGCCCCGGGGACTCCGGCTGCCCCTGGTATTCCCGGTATTTCCGGTGCTCCCGGTGCTCCCGGTGCTCCCGGTGCTCCGGCGGGCGGGCGGGGCACCGTGCATCACGCGGAGACCGTGCTGGGGGGCCCCGCGATCGGGGGGCCCGGTGTGCCGCCGCCGCCGGCGGCCCCCGGTGGCCCGGGTGTGCCTCCGCTTCCCGGACCACCCGGGATGCCCGGCGGGATGCCGGGTGCGGTGCCGCCGGGCGTACCCGGGCTCGGCGTACCCGGGCTCGGCGGACCGTCGGCGTACGGCTATCCGCCGCAGCCGGTCGGGCAGCCGACGGTCGGCCCCGGCTATCAGGCCGTGCTGCGCTACCGCGCGCAGGACGGTTCCGAGCAGCAGTTGATCCGGCGTTCGGCGCCGGGCACGCCGCACCCGGAGTGGCAGATCTTCCACGAGCTGCGTGCGATGAACGTGCCGCCGGACCAGGTGCTGGAACTGCACACGGAGTTGGAGTCGTGCGAGCTTCCGGGTGCGTACTGTGCGCGGATGATCCGGGAGCAGTGGCCGCAGGCACGGATCACGAACATCGCGCCGTACGGCACCGATCAGGCAAGCCGTCAGCAGGGAATGCAGCAACTGCTCCTTCATCAGGGTGAGTTGCATCAGGTGGCGGACGGGCCGGCCCGCCCGGCGCCGGTGCGCGCGCCGCTGACGCCGGTGCATCCGGTTCCGCCGGTTCCGCCGGAGGTCATCGGGCAGGAGCTGGCGGGGGCGTTCGGGACGGGGGTGTTCCGGTTCGAGCAGCAGGCGGTGTCCCGGCAGGGTGTGCCGCCGGTCGTGGCGCACACGCTGGTGGTCGCCGGACTGCCGCTGGACATGGGTCCGTTCTTCTGGGCGCAGGCCCAGCCGGGGCGTCCGGTGCCGACGCTGGCGGAGCTGGCCGCGGAGCGGGGTGTGCAGCCGGCCTTGGACGCGGGCTCGTACCTCGTCATGGGCAGCGACTTCGGCAAGGCGGTCTGTGTGCAGTACGGCACGGCGAACATCGTCGCGGTGCCGGTGGAGGCGGGGCCGGGGGGGGTGCCGGTACCGCCGCAGTTCGTGAACACGGGGCTGCCGGAGTTCGCCCGCTGCCTGGCGTTGCTGGGGCGGATGTGGCGGCTGAGGTTCGGGTTGAACCAGGAGCAGGCGGGCCGCTGGACCGTCGACTTCCAGATGCAGCTGGCGGCGCTGGATCCCGCGGCGCTCGGTTCGCCGGAGAGCTGGTGGTCGGTGCTGCTGGAGCAGATGTGGGACGGACTGCTGTGA
- a CDS encoding SMI1/KNR4 family protein, translated as MTTGRLGQRAVPPNAAYSGQVVHFPDPVRAARHPRGVRVDERGYPDFSPYARAAVEIAEPPEGFGVDELRLTDYVSANAALAATGHELWGTVPAVATPHGWTWHHAVASRRLELVPVEVKALLRHHGGVVTSGVDQEKRGTRPLQETRPAHFRLPKSGPAVSEAQVLNVEEDLGYRLPGAYRSFLKAAGGCAPVGTALDAELGLLIDQPFFTVRDEAAVNDLVYVNKCLRDHLTKDYLGVGFVQGGLLAVKVRGDRTGSVWFCAYDDARDVDPSWPPAERVERLLLPCGDDFDAFLARLAGSPPELETVANLMVDGGFAQVVPVVAGE; from the coding sequence ATGACGACAGGTCGGCTCGGGCAGAGAGCCGTGCCGCCGAATGCGGCCTATTCCGGGCAGGTCGTGCACTTCCCGGATCCGGTGCGGGCGGCCCGTCACCCGAGAGGGGTACGGGTGGACGAGCGCGGTTACCCCGATTTCTCGCCGTACGCGCGTGCGGCGGTGGAGATCGCGGAGCCGCCGGAGGGATTCGGTGTCGACGAGCTGCGGCTGACGGACTACGTGTCGGCGAACGCGGCGCTCGCGGCGACCGGTCATGAGCTGTGGGGCACGGTGCCGGCGGTGGCGACGCCGCACGGCTGGACGTGGCATCACGCGGTGGCGTCGCGGCGGCTGGAGCTGGTGCCGGTCGAGGTGAAGGCACTGCTGCGGCACCACGGTGGTGTGGTGACGTCGGGCGTGGATCAGGAGAAGCGGGGCACGCGGCCGCTGCAGGAGACGCGCCCGGCGCATTTCCGGCTGCCGAAGTCGGGGCCGGCGGTGAGCGAGGCCCAGGTGCTGAACGTCGAGGAGGATCTCGGCTACCGGCTGCCCGGCGCGTACCGGTCGTTCCTGAAGGCGGCGGGCGGTTGCGCGCCGGTGGGTACGGCGCTGGACGCCGAACTGGGCCTGCTGATCGACCAGCCGTTCTTCACGGTGCGGGACGAGGCCGCGGTCAACGACCTGGTGTACGTCAACAAGTGTCTGCGTGATCACCTCACCAAGGACTATCTGGGCGTCGGTTTCGTCCAGGGCGGTCTGCTGGCGGTGAAGGTGCGGGGCGACCGGACGGGTTCGGTGTGGTTCTGCGCCTACGACGACGCGCGGGACGTGGATCCGTCGTGGCCGCCGGCGGAGCGGGTGGAGCGGCTGCTGCTGCCGTGCGGGGACGACTTCGACGCGTTCCTGGCCCGTCTGGCGGGGTCGCCGCCGGAGCTGGAGACGGTGGCGAATCTGATGGTGGACGGCGGCTTCGCGCAGGTCGTTCCGGTTGTTGCGGGGGAGTGA
- a CDS encoding YwqJ-related putative deaminase, translated as MNMTQTGAPAGHAADPRTGDPRIGWSSTDTARTPLLRHRRDGILPTIAAALSVRGATLTGTAARGDTPPDLHPLVQDLLDTLTSGQRDRFTGRCAETILISRHLTTADATRSKRAARKPMTNGEARKALKHTKLTARHIREDGDPLHGTYAAPCRACTTLATHFGVRIVNPG; from the coding sequence ATGAACATGACTCAAACAGGGGCGCCGGCAGGTCACGCCGCCGACCCCCGCACCGGCGACCCCCGCATCGGCTGGAGCAGCACCGACACCGCCCGCACCCCCCTCCTCCGCCACCGCCGCGACGGCATCCTGCCCACCATCGCCGCCGCCCTCTCCGTCCGCGGCGCCACCCTCACCGGCACCGCCGCCCGCGGCGACACACCACCCGACCTGCACCCCCTCGTCCAGGACCTCCTCGACACCCTCACCAGCGGCCAACGCGACCGCTTCACCGGCCGCTGCGCCGAGACGATCCTCATCTCCCGGCACCTCACCACCGCCGACGCCACACGCAGCAAACGCGCCGCACGCAAACCCATGACCAACGGCGAAGCACGCAAAGCGCTCAAACACACCAAACTCACCGCCCGACACATCCGCGAGGACGGCGACCCCCTCCACGGCACCTACGCCGCACCCTGCCGCGCCTGCACCACCCTCGCCACCCATTTCGGCGTCCGCATCGTCAACCCCGGATGA
- a CDS encoding SUKH-3 domain-containing protein: MRTDRTPSPSHPAPPEPGGTSHRFPEPVAAALRTAGWQPGRWDIKQAEVWADTLRDHTSPAGHRHTVFPAAVEAWAEFGGLHITPTTPGRQLAPATLHLDPLHGLHLARTLGDLGRALDTDVCPLGADPDTRTLVAIDTEGRVYALDHTGDWYLGHHIDQGLTALITGTEPARLTVG; the protein is encoded by the coding sequence ATGCGCACCGACCGCACCCCCTCTCCCAGCCACCCGGCCCCACCCGAGCCAGGGGGAACCTCACACCGCTTCCCCGAGCCCGTCGCCGCCGCCCTGCGCACCGCCGGCTGGCAACCGGGACGCTGGGACATCAAACAGGCCGAAGTCTGGGCCGACACCCTGCGCGACCACACCTCACCCGCAGGACACCGCCACACCGTCTTCCCCGCCGCCGTCGAGGCCTGGGCCGAATTCGGCGGACTCCACATCACCCCCACCACCCCCGGTCGCCAACTCGCCCCCGCCACCCTCCACCTCGACCCCCTCCACGGCCTCCACCTGGCCCGCACCCTCGGCGACCTCGGCCGCGCCCTCGACACCGACGTCTGCCCCCTCGGCGCCGACCCCGACACCCGCACCCTCGTCGCCATCGACACCGAAGGCCGCGTCTACGCCCTCGACCACACCGGCGACTGGTACCTCGGCCACCACATCGACCAGGGCCTCACCGCCCTCATCACCGGCACCGAACCCGCCCGCCTCACCGTGGGCTGA
- a CDS encoding sensor histidine kinase translates to MTTTGEDHVTARGGPWWWDRRRSAVLDVGLAVVSALECGLEGIPFARDAGIPVAAGVVFGVLAGSVLLVRRHWPIAVVLVVIAITPAQMGFLMGLVGLYTLAASELPRRIIASLAGMSLVGTFIVTLVRVRQDMVRGELDLGDWFLPFASVTTSLGLTAPPVLLGLYVGARRRLMESLRERADSLERELQLLAERAEERAEWARGEERTRIAREMHDVVAHRVSLMVVHAAALQAVARKDPEKAVKNAALVGDMGRQALTELREMLGVLRSGGDGAGRGAGASVPLAAVGAAAAAAASRAVDEARGAGGEGPSLSEIDELVGQSAAAGMVVVLSVEGEDRPYAVEVEATAYRVVQEALTNVHKHAPGAKAYVRLAHRVSEIAMQVENEPPPEAGASARLPSGGNGLVGMKERVSALGGVFVSGPTDAGGFRVSAVIPAS, encoded by the coding sequence ATGACCACGACGGGGGAAGACCATGTGACGGCCCGTGGCGGGCCGTGGTGGTGGGACAGGCGCCGCAGTGCGGTGCTGGATGTGGGCCTTGCGGTGGTGTCCGCGCTGGAGTGCGGGCTGGAGGGGATTCCGTTCGCGCGGGACGCGGGGATCCCGGTGGCCGCGGGTGTGGTGTTCGGGGTGCTGGCGGGTTCGGTGCTGCTGGTGCGGCGGCACTGGCCGATCGCCGTGGTGCTGGTGGTGATCGCGATCACACCGGCCCAGATGGGTTTCCTGATGGGCCTGGTGGGTCTGTACACGCTGGCGGCGTCGGAGTTGCCGCGCCGGATCATCGCGTCGCTGGCGGGGATGTCGTTGGTGGGGACGTTCATCGTGACGTTGGTGCGGGTGCGGCAGGACATGGTGCGGGGGGAGTTGGACCTGGGGGACTGGTTCCTTCCGTTCGCGTCGGTCACGACGTCGTTGGGGCTCACCGCGCCGCCGGTGCTGCTGGGGCTGTACGTGGGGGCGCGGCGGCGGTTGATGGAGAGTCTGCGGGAGCGGGCGGACAGTCTGGAGCGGGAGCTCCAGTTGCTGGCCGAGCGGGCCGAGGAGCGGGCCGAGTGGGCGCGGGGTGAGGAGCGGACGCGGATCGCGCGGGAGATGCATGACGTGGTCGCGCATCGGGTGAGTCTGATGGTGGTGCACGCGGCGGCGTTGCAGGCGGTGGCGCGGAAGGACCCGGAGAAGGCGGTGAAGAACGCCGCGCTGGTGGGGGACATGGGCCGGCAGGCGTTGACGGAGCTGCGGGAGATGCTCGGGGTGCTGCGGTCCGGTGGGGACGGCGCGGGGCGGGGCGCGGGGGCGTCGGTGCCGTTGGCGGCGGTGGGTGCGGCGGCTGCCGCGGCGGCGTCGCGGGCGGTGGACGAGGCTCGGGGGGCCGGGGGCGAGGGGCCGAGCCTGTCGGAGATCGATGAGCTGGTGGGGCAGTCGGCGGCTGCGGGGATGGTGGTGGTGTTGTCGGTGGAGGGGGAGGACCGGCCGTACGCGGTGGAGGTGGAGGCGACGGCGTACCGGGTGGTGCAGGAGGCGCTGACGAATGTGCACAAGCACGCGCCGGGGGCGAAGGCGTATGTGCGGCTGGCGCATCGGGTGTCGGAGATCGCGATGCAGGTGGAGAACGAGCCGCCGCCGGAGGCCGGGGCGTCGGCGCGGTTGCCGTCGGGTGGGAACGGGCTGGTGGGGATGAAGGAGCGGGTGTCGGCGCTGGGTGGGGTGTTCGTGTCGGGGCCGACGGATGCGGGGGGTTTCCGGGTGTCGGCGGTGATTCCGGCGTCGTAG
- the glmU gene encoding bifunctional UDP-N-acetylglucosamine diphosphorylase/glucosamine-1-phosphate N-acetyltransferase GlmU, translated as MSANRPAAVVVLAAGEGTRMKSATPKVLHDLCGRSLVGHVLAASGELEPENLVVVVGHAREQVAAHLAGIAPDARTAVQAEQNGTGHAVRMGLEELGGSVDGTVVVVCGDTPLLTGETLRRLSATHSADGNAVTVLTAEVPDATGYGRIVRDEASGAVTAIVEHKDATEEQRAVREINSGVFAFDGRLLADALKRVRTDNSQGEEYLTDVLGILREAGHRVGASVAVDHREIAGINNRVQLSQARRILNDRLLTAAMLSGVTVIDPATTWVDVSVTFEQDVVVHPGTQLHGSTHLAEGCAVGPNARLTDTRVGAGARVDNTVSVGAEIGPEATVGPYAYLRPGTRLGRKGKIGTYVETKNASIGEGSKVPHLSYVGDATIGDFSNIGAASVFVNYDGQDKHHTSVGSHCRTGSDNMFVAPVTVGDGAYTAAGSVITKDVPPGSLAVARGQQRNIEGWVARKRPGSAAAKAAEEAVRGSAEEG; from the coding sequence GTGAGCGCCAATCGCCCGGCAGCCGTCGTCGTTCTCGCAGCGGGTGAGGGCACCCGTATGAAGTCGGCCACCCCGAAGGTCCTGCACGACCTCTGTGGCCGTTCCCTGGTGGGTCATGTGCTGGCCGCCTCCGGTGAGCTGGAGCCGGAGAACCTGGTCGTCGTGGTGGGGCACGCCCGCGAGCAGGTGGCCGCGCACCTCGCCGGCATCGCCCCCGACGCCCGTACCGCGGTGCAGGCGGAGCAGAACGGCACCGGGCACGCGGTGCGGATGGGGCTGGAGGAGCTGGGCGGTTCCGTGGACGGGACCGTGGTCGTGGTCTGTGGTGACACCCCGCTGCTGACCGGTGAGACACTGCGCCGGCTTTCGGCCACGCACTCCGCCGACGGCAATGCGGTGACGGTGCTGACGGCCGAGGTGCCGGACGCGACGGGGTACGGGCGGATCGTGCGCGACGAGGCCTCCGGAGCCGTCACCGCGATCGTGGAGCACAAGGACGCGACCGAGGAGCAGCGCGCGGTCCGGGAGATCAATTCGGGTGTGTTCGCGTTCGACGGCCGGTTGCTGGCGGACGCGCTGAAGCGGGTGCGGACGGACAACAGTCAGGGTGAGGAGTACCTCACCGATGTCCTCGGCATCCTGCGTGAGGCGGGGCACCGGGTGGGTGCGTCGGTGGCAGTCGACCACCGGGAGATCGCGGGGATCAACAACCGGGTGCAGTTGTCTCAGGCCAGGCGGATTCTCAACGACCGGTTGCTGACCGCCGCCATGCTCTCCGGGGTGACCGTGATCGATCCCGCCACGACGTGGGTGGACGTCTCGGTGACGTTCGAGCAGGACGTGGTGGTGCATCCGGGGACGCAGTTGCACGGGTCGACGCATCTGGCCGAGGGCTGTGCGGTGGGTCCGAACGCGCGGCTGACGGATACCCGGGTGGGTGCCGGGGCGCGGGTGGACAACACGGTGTCGGTGGGTGCCGAGATCGGGCCGGAGGCCACCGTGGGGCCGTACGCGTATCTGCGTCCGGGGACGCGGCTGGGGCGCAAGGGCAAGATCGGCACGTACGTGGAGACGAAGAACGCGTCGATCGGCGAGGGGTCGAAGGTTCCGCATCTGTCGTATGTGGGGGATGCGACGATCGGCGATTTCTCGAACATCGGTGCGGCGAGTGTGTTCGTGAATTACGACGGACAGGACAAACATCACACGTCGGTCGGGTCGCACTGCCGGACGGGTTCGGACAACATGTTTGTGGCGCCTGTCACGGTCGGGGACGGCGCCTACACCGCTGCCGGTTCTGTGATCACGAAGGATGTGCCGCCCGGTTCGTTGGCTGTGGCCCGGGGGCAGCAGCGGAATATCGAGGGCTGGGTGGCTCGTAAGCGTCCGGGGAGTGCTGCCGCGAAGGCCGCGGAGGAGGCTGTCCGGGGGTCGGCCGAGGAGGGTTGA